Sequence from the Myxococcales bacterium genome:
CCGGCGCCGCGAAGGGCGTCTGCCAGAGCGCGATCCGTCGCGTCACGTCCGCGCGCCACCACGACGCGACCCGAGTCGGCGGTGCCCAGGGCCGAGCGCGTGGTGCCAGGCGGCCGCGCCGGCGAGGCGACCCCGACGTCGGCGCCCGCGAAGAGCAGCGGCAGCTCCACCGCATCCGCGTCGGCCAAGGCCGCGGCGCTTTCATTGGGGAGCTGGATGCGGAGGCTCGTGCCGCGGGCGATCACGAGCGCGGAGCCGGCGACGCCGCGCGGGGTCGGTTGTGAGACGCCGCGGACCACGAGGCCGCGGGCGCGCTTCTCGTGCGCCACGCCGAGCCCTGCCGCAAAGAGGACGCGCGACGCGTCGCCTTCGTCGAGCACGCTCGAAGCGTCGTTGGCGTTGGGATCTTTGGGTTCGTGCGCGCCGCGGCGAATGCGGTACGTGGCGCGCTCCGGCTCGATGTCGAAGAGCTCGATGCCGCCGCCCTTCGCCTCGGTCTCGAAGAGCCCCGTGAACCACGAGGGCGGCGGCTGCACGCCCTTCGCGGGCGCCCACGCCGGAGCGCCGCTCGTCGCCGGCGGCGATGGATCGCGCACGAGCACGTAGAAGAAGTCTTTCGCCGCGTGCTCGAGGTAGCGGTCCGTGGGGATCTCCATGTCCGGCGAGAGCAGCTCGGAGCGGTACTTGCGGCCGCGCAGATCGTCGACGTTCGTAAAGAGAAACCCCCTGTGGTGCGGGTTCATGTCGAGGTGCATGCCGAAGGTGCACCCGGCCATTTGCATGCCCTTCGCGAGCGTCATGCCGCTCACGTCGTCGCCCCACGCGTAGAGCATGTGGCCCGTCGCCGTCACGCACAGCCCCGAGCGCTCCGTCTGCATGCTCGTGCCCGGAAGCGTGTAGCCCCACTGCGCGCGCTTCTGCGGATTGACGCGCCCACCGTCCACCAGCGGGTCGAGGTTCTGACGGAGCGACACGATGTCGTCGGCGGCGTATCCGCCAAGATCGAGCAGCTCCTTGCCCGGCCCCCACGCGCCGAAGCCGGCGCGCCCGTCCTTCATGAGCACGACCGTCGCGGCGTTCGGTTGCGGCGGGAGCAAGACGCGCCGCTTGACCATCATGCCGTAGAAGCCGTGTTCGGTCTTGAAGGCGCCGTTGAAGGCCGCCACGACGCGCGTCGAGATGCGCGGGTCGCGCGGGATGCGTCCCGGCCCCGACGGCCCCGTCAGCGGCTTCGGATCCTCGCTGCCGGCTTCCATCTCGAGGTCGAGGCGCCGCGAGTCCATGGCCACGAGGAGCACGCGCGCGTAGGGCCGCTGCTCATCGGGCCGCACGAACGTGCGAAGGAAAGCCGACGGGGCGCCGGCGACGTCGAGGCGTTTGATCCAGGAGATCTTGGGAAGGGCCCACTCGCCTTCGCCGGCCTCCGGCGTCTTCCAAATGGACGCGATGGCCGGCGGAGGCCACGAGCCGTCGTCTTCCGAAGCGCGGTGAGCCGAGAGAAGCACGGGCGCGGCCGTGACCGACGGCGTGTCGGTGCGAACCTCCGCGGAGGCGCCGCCGAAGCGAAAGGCCGCCTGCTTGGCCGTGTCGCGGAGCGAGAAGACCCTCTCCTCGAGCCACGCGATGGGCGCCGGACCGATCCACGAGACGGCGCGCACCGTATCCACGGCCCAGTGGATGAAGCGCTTGGGTGGCCTCGACGAGAGCTCGGCGCGAAGTCCGCTGGCGTCGCCGCGCGCCAGCGTCTCGGGCGTCTTTGCGCCAAGCAAGTCGTTGGCGCCGAGATCGAGGATCGCGGTCTTGACGGCGCCGGCGGCGTCGAAGTCGACGCGGAGCTGGTCGGGCAAGAGCTCGAGCCCCACGCGTCCCGGCGGCGGATCCATGGTCACGTCGAGGCGCTTGATACCGGCGCCGTCGCCGGTCTCTTGAAGGCCCGTGAGCCACCGGAGAAGGCGATCAGTGCCGCCGGGCGCGTCGGGCGCGGCCTTGGGCGCGAGGTCCAGCACGCTGAGGCTTTGGGCCTGACCGAATGCCGAGGTGACGAACGCCGCGCGCGAGCCGCGCACCACGAGCGCGTGATCGTCGCCGATGGACGTTTGCGTGAGGTTGTGAACGCTCACGATGCCAAGCGGCCGGCCTTCGTGGGAGAGGCGCACCCGCGCTCGGTAAAGATCGCGCGGCGCGCCCGGCGTGGCCCGCGCCAAGAAGAGGACCTTGCGTCCGAAGAGCGCGTCGGAGATGAGACCCCCCGAGGGCTCCCAGCGAAGCTCCTCCGGTGCGACCACTCCGGAGGCGGCGTCGCCCAGCGCGGCGGCGAGCTCGCCGAGGTCGCGCGCGATGGGCGACGCACCGGCGAAAACGACGGCGGCGAGCCCCGTCATCGCGAGCACCCGGCGCACCTTGCGCGCGCGCGGCGGCGCAACGTTGCCGCGAGCGGCAGGCGCACGGCGGGCGGGTCGGGGACGCTCGGAGCTCATGAGCAACCTCTGGCGCTACAGCGCGCCGCTGGCGAGGTCAAGGTCTCGCCGGATCTCGCCGGACCTCGCCGGATCGCAGCTTTGGGACCATACTCTCGACCCATGCCGGATGTTGGGACGGGTTCCGCGACCGACTGTGACTCCCTCCTCGCGGCTTCGCTCGTCGCTCTTCCGTGGGCGTCCATCGAAGAGGTCCTCGGTGGCCTGGAGGACGCGTCGATGGGCGCGCCGCGCCGTGAGCCCGTGCGGCTGGCCGTGTTGGGTGGCTTCGCCGCCGATCGCGTGGCCTTTGCGACCGTCGCCGGCTACGAGGCGGCGCTCGTGCGATTGCTGGCGCCCAAGTCCCTCGAGCGCGTCGCCTTCTGCCTGTCGGAAGCGGGCGGCGGTCATCCGCGCGCCATCGAGACGCGCCTCGTGGAGGACGACGGCGCGTGGAAGCTCTTCGGGACCAAGTCCTTCGTGACGCTCGCCGAGCACGCCGAGTGGTACGTCGTCATCGCGAGCGCTGGCGAGCATGGCGACCGCAAGGACTTGAGAGCCGCGCTCGTGCGGCGCGGCGCGCCCGGCGCGAGCGTCACGCCGCGGGCGCCCCTGCCCTTCGCGCCGGAGCTTCCCCACGGCGCCCTCCAACTCGACGGCGCCCCCGTCACCGAGCTGCTCGAAGGCGACGGCTTCGAACGCTACGCAAAGCCGTTCCGCACCGTCGAGGACACGCACGTCACCTTGGCCATCGTGGCCTACGGCCTCGCGGAGGCGCGTCGCTGGCTTTGGCCTGAGGAGGCTCTCACCACGTCGTTGCGAGAGCTCTTCGCGCTAGCCCACGAAGACGCCGCAGCGAAGGAGACGCACCGCGCCCTCGACGCAGCGCTCACAGGCGCACGAGCGGCGCTGGACGCGCTCCCGTGGCCTTCGGCGCCGGCGGAGATCGCCGGCCGATGGCTCCGCGATCGGCCGCTCCTCGACGTAGCCTCGCGCGTCAGGCAGCTTCGTGCTGATCGCGCGCGCTCATGAAACGACGTCGGCTTCGGCGTCGGGGAGCCCCGCGGCCTTGCGCACGCCGTTGACGATGCGCCACGCGAGGTACGCGAAGGCCGGCGCCGCGAAGACATCGAACGTGTAGTGGACGCGCTGAAAGAGGATGAAGAGGACGACGACGACGGTCCCTACGGCGAAGACAACGCGCGTGCTCTTTCGCGTGCCCGTGAGCGCGAGGATGCACATGGTGCCGGTGTGGCCGGAGAAGAAGAGGTCTCGCGTGAGCGTGACGCTCGGGCCAAACGTCGTAACGAAGGGATCTTCGAGAGCGATCATGCCGACCGGCGGATCGAGCGGCACGAGGTACATGCCGATCCACCGGAAGCCGATCATGAGCGCGTGGGTCTGGAGGCTCGCGATCAGGCGCGACGGGTGCTTCGAGAGAAAGAAGATGCCGACAGAGAGCGTCACGTAGAGGACCGCAAAGGTGGCCCAGGTGAAGTCGATGACGGGCAGGCGACTGAGCACTGGGTCGGGCAAGACCACGCCGGGCCGCTTCTCGATGACGACCTCGCAGTAGAGCGCGAAGGACCGGAGGAAGACGGCGATGACCACCGAGTTCAGGGCGAGCTCGATGAGTCGCGCGCGGTTCCAACGGGCCCACATGGCAGGCCGGGGAATGTGGACCAACTCGCTTTCGCCGGGAAGGGGTCTTGATGCGGGATCGGTGTTCACGACGGGAGAAAATGCAGCAAGAAAGGAGGGGTATTGGGCTGAAGTGCCGACGACGCACCATTGTGTGATTCGCCGGAAAAGCAAGCGTTATCGGAGGTGGCGTCCACTCTTCGCCAAGTTCCAACGAGAAGGTCCGTCGCCGCGACTCGCGCCCCCCTGGCGTCCAGGTGAACAAGGGCACGTTCATCGTCGCAGCGCGGAGCCCCATGAAGAGTGGCTCACTTTCCCGGTGGCGCGGCCGGCCCCTGGGGTGGCGCAGATGGTGCACGGGAGGTCGAACATGCGCACCTCCATGTCGAAGACGTTGCTCCCGTTCGTGCCTGCCCTTGTCGCCATCGCCTGTTCCGGCTCGACCAGCGAGGCGACGCCAGCGACGAGCGATTTGAGCAGCATCGATGCCGCACCGGGCACGGAGGGTGCTCCCGATGGCGGTAGCAGCGGGGCCGCTCCCGACAGCGGCAACGATAGCGCTCCCGCGGCAGCGTGCAGCGCGGCGACGCTGGATGCGCTCGCCGCCACCATCGGATCCAAGCTCGATGCCGCCGCGAACGACCCCACCATCACCGCGAATCCGAACTTCACGCTGCTCATCGAGACCGAGGACGGCCAAGCGTATAGCCACTCGCAAGGCACCTCGTCCGCCACCACCGTCTACGAGTCCGCCTCGACGTCGAAGCTAGTCTCGGCGGTCGTGATCCTCGACCTCGTCGATGAGGGGCTGCTCTCCCTCGACACGAAGGCTCATGACCTCCTCCCGTTTTGGACCGAGACCACGGTCACGTTGCGTCACCTCCTCAGCTTCACGTCGGGCTTCTTCGACGAGCCAACGTGCGTCAACCAAGGCGGGGCGAACTTCGAAACCTGCGTGACGAGCATCTACACGAACAGCAGCGCGACGGCGCCGGCAGCCGGAACGCGCTTCCAATACTCGTCGACGCACCTCCAGGTCGCCGGCCTCATGGCGATGAAGGCCAAGGCGGCGGCCTCATGGACGGCCGTGTTCGACGCTTGGAAAACGAAGAGTGGACTGTTCCCCACGGCCACGTACGACCTCCCATCTGCGACGAACCCACGGCTCGCTGGGGGTATGCACTGGACGGCGAACGAATACCTCGGCTTCCTGCGCGCCCTCGCCAAGGGTCAGATCCTGAAGCCCGCGACCCGTACCGAGCTGTTTGCCAACCAGCGCGGGTCGGCGACGCTAACCACCTCGCCGGCCTGGAAAGGGCTCGCGGAGGACTGGTCCTACGGGTTCGGCAACTGGCTCGAGTGCCCCTCCGCGAAGCAGCTCGGCACCTTCAACTGCGGGGCTGGTCACAGGAACTCGAGCGCCGGCGCCTACGGCGCCTACCCCTTCATCGACTTCGAGAACCACTACTTCGGCATCCTGGCCCGCCAAGGCAAGGTGGGCACGGGGTTCGAAGGCGTGACCATCGTCCGGGCCGCCGACGAGGCCATCACCAAGTGGCGCACCTGCGGGAAGTGAGCTCGTGGCGTCGCTCGAGCGCGAAGGCGCCGAGCGGCGCCGCCATCGGAAGCGCGGCCTACCCCATCAAGTTCGCCAGCGCCGCTGGGAGCGGAGAGCTTACGTCGAAGGGATCGACACAGGCGCCGCCGCCGTACCGCACGCGCGACGCGTGCAGCGCATGGCGACCGAGGGAACGAATCGGCGCGCCGCCGTAGAGCTCGTCGCCGGCGAGCGGATGCCCCAAGGCGGCAAAGTGCGCGCGAATCTGGTGGCGCAGGGCCTTGGGCGCTTCGGCCTCGACGAGGGCCCACGCCTCTTTGCGCTCGACGACGCGGTACTGCGTGGACGCCGGCCGGGGCGCATAGCGAATGACGTCGCGCGGGTGGACGCACGCGTAGACGCGGCGCTGATCTTTCGGGTGGTTCGTGAGCGGAAACTCGATGGTGCCTTCGTCGGGGAGGCCCTCTTCTTTGACGACCACGAGGTAGGTCTTCTTGAGCGCCTCGGCCTTGAGCGACGCGCGGAGCTCCTCGAACGCGTCGGCCGTGCGGCCCACGACGACGAGCCCTGAGGTGTCCGTGTCGAGCCGGTGCACGATGCCTGGCTCACGCGGCGAATAGCCGAACGCGGCAAGCTCCGGGTAGTGCCCCACGAGCGCGTTGGCGAGCGAGCCGGTCTCGCCGGCGCGAAGCGGCGCCGTGGGCTGGCCTGCCGGTTTGTCGGCGACGATGACCTCCTTCGATTCGAAGCGAATCACCAGCGGTGCGTCGGGCTCAGGCACGGCGGGCGTGTCCGCGGAGGGGATCTGCGTCGTGTCGACGGTGATGCGTTCGCCCTCTTGGACCGGAGCGCCCTTCGGACGGCGACGGCCGTCGACGCGGACGAAGCCACCCTCGATGGCGTCCTTGAGGCGAGCGCGCGACAAACCTTTCGCCAGCTTGCCAACGGCGCGATCCAGCCGCTCGCCGGCAAGCTCGGGCGGAACAACAAGCTCAAGGATGTCTGACATCGGCGCCACCATACCTCGGCGCCGGCTCGTTCCCCGCAGCGATCGGTGATTCTCGGTGCATTTTCGTATTTTTCACCTTGGTCCGCGACGAAATCGGGCTAGAAGCGCCGTGTGAAGTCGGGGGACGTAGCGAAGCGGCTCATGGAAATGGCCCTCCGGCTGGACGTCCTCGCTTCCCGGCCCGAGCGGGCCCGCGCCTACCGAGCCTACGCCGCTCGCCTGAAGCGCGCCGGCGGACGTGCAGCCGTCCGGCCTTCCGCCACGCCGGCGGCCGGCGCGAGGACGGTGCCGCCGTGGCTCAAGCGCGACCTCGACGAGCTCATCGCGACGGGTAGCTTCGATGCCCTCGAAGACGCGCGCTCCGCCGTCTCGGACGAGCTCTTCGCGCTCGCCGAGGCGCCGGCTCTCGGGCCGCGGATCACGCGTGTGCTCCTCGAGCGCGCCGGCGCGCGCACCGTCAGCGAGCTCGCCGACGTCCTTCGCGGAGGTTTCTTGCCGCGTGTGCCGAGCCTCGACGCGATGGGCAAGGACGCCCTCCGGCGCTTGCTCCCCGAACCGCCGTCGATGCTCTTGGCCTCGGCGCGCGACGCCGGTCGGCTCGTGACGTGCGCGCTCGCCGCCGAAGGCGCCCTGGCGGTCGTGAGCGGCGATACACGTCGCGGCCTCGAGCGCGTGGGCGAGCTGTTGGTCCTGGCGACGGGCATCGGCCCGCGCGCCACCGCCGACGTGCTCCGCTCCAACGACGACGCGCTCCTCGTGCGCAGCGTGGTGGTCTCGCGCGACGAAGTTTATTGCATTCTGCAAGGACGCGGCCCGCTCAGGGTGCGCATTGTTCCCGCAGAGGACTTCGCCTTGGCGTCGCTGGCCGCCACCAGCGACCGAGGGCACCTTCGCTGGCTCGAACGGCACGCCGTCGGCAAGGGTGGCCTCGCCGCGGCGGCCCGCGGTGCCGACTCGGAGCAGGCGATCTACGAGAGCCTCGGCCTGCCGTACGTCGTGCCGGAGCTTCGCATCGGCGCGTGCGACAGCGGTGCTGTCGTGCTCGCCGAGCGGAGCGTGCGCGGCGCCTTTCATGTCCACACCGACTGGAGCGACGGCAGCGCCTCCATCGTGGCCATGGCCGAAGCGGCGCGCCGCGAAGGCTACGAGTACATCGGCATCAGCGATCACTCGCGCGCCGCCCCTTACGCCAACGGCCTCGACGAAGGGCGCCTGTTCGATCAGAAGAAGGGCATCCAGCGCGCCCGCCGCGACGTGCGAGGGATCGAGATCTTGCACGGCATCGAGGTCGACATCCTCCCCGACGGCACGCTCGATCTCGCCGATGACGTTTTGTCGACGCTCGACTTCGTCATCGCCAGCGTCCACTCCGACACGCGCATGGATCGCCGCGCCATGACGCAGCGGCTGCTCCGCGCCGTGCAGAACCCCTGGGTCACGATGCTCGGTCATCCCACGGGGCGCTTGCTCTCAGGCAAGAGCGGCTACTCGTTCGATCTCGAGGCCGTCGCCGACGCGGCGCGCGAGAACGACACGTGGATGGAGATCAACGCGAACGGCCACCGGCTCGACTTGTCGCCGGCGCTGCTTCGGCGCGCCCGCGCTCGCGGCGCGAGCTTCGCCATCAACCCCGACGCCCACTCGCCAGAGGGCCTCGCCGACGTCGCCCTGGGCGAGTGCATGGCGCGGCGCGCCGGTTTGTGCGCCGATTCCGTCAAGAACACGCGCGGTCGCCGCGAGATGCACAAACTCTTGGACGAACGAAAGCGCCTCGCGCTCCGTCACTGAACCTCGGCGCTCCACGCGGCGAGCGACGCCGCGTCCCCCTCCGGCAAGAACGGCGCGACCTCTTCGATGGCGCCGAGTCGACTCTTCGCGAGCCCCAGCGCGAAGCCTGACGCGCGCGCCGTGGCCGCCGTCAGCGGGTGCGGCGACGAGACGAGTCGAACGAGCTCCTCGGAGAGCGAGCGAAGACCGAGCTCGGCGACGAGCATCAACGTGAGCGGCCTCGGATCACGAACGCGTGCCACGCGATCTCGC
This genomic interval carries:
- a CDS encoding RluA family pseudouridine synthase; the protein is MSDILELVVPPELAGERLDRAVGKLAKGLSRARLKDAIEGGFVRVDGRRRPKGAPVQEGERITVDTTQIPSADTPAVPEPDAPLVIRFESKEVIVADKPAGQPTAPLRAGETGSLANALVGHYPELAAFGYSPREPGIVHRLDTDTSGLVVVGRTADAFEELRASLKAEALKKTYLVVVKEEGLPDEGTIEFPLTNHPKDQRRVYACVHPRDVIRYAPRPASTQYRVVERKEAWALVEAEAPKALRHQIRAHFAALGHPLAGDELYGGAPIRSLGRHALHASRVRYGGGACVDPFDVSSPLPAALANLMG
- a CDS encoding phosphatase PAP2 family protein; its protein translation is MNTDPASRPLPGESELVHIPRPAMWARWNRARLIELALNSVVIAVFLRSFALYCEVVIEKRPGVVLPDPVLSRLPVIDFTWATFAVLYVTLSVGIFFLSKHPSRLIASLQTHALMIGFRWIGMYLVPLDPPVGMIALEDPFVTTFGPSVTLTRDLFFSGHTGTMCILALTGTRKSTRVVFAVGTVVVVLFILFQRVHYTFDVFAAPAFAYLAWRIVNGVRKAAGLPDAEADVVS
- a CDS encoding beta-lactamase family protein; this translates as MRTSMSKTLLPFVPALVAIACSGSTSEATPATSDLSSIDAAPGTEGAPDGGSSGAAPDSGNDSAPAAACSAATLDALAATIGSKLDAAANDPTITANPNFTLLIETEDGQAYSHSQGTSSATTVYESASTSKLVSAVVILDLVDEGLLSLDTKAHDLLPFWTETTVTLRHLLSFTSGFFDEPTCVNQGGANFETCVTSIYTNSSATAPAAGTRFQYSSTHLQVAGLMAMKAKAAASWTAVFDAWKTKSGLFPTATYDLPSATNPRLAGGMHWTANEYLGFLRALAKGQILKPATRTELFANQRGSATLTTSPAWKGLAEDWSYGFGNWLECPSAKQLGTFNCGAGHRNSSAGAYGAYPFIDFENHYFGILARQGKVGTGFEGVTIVRAADEAITKWRTCGK
- a CDS encoding DNA polymerase/3'-5' exonuclease PolX — protein: MKSGDVAKRLMEMALRLDVLASRPERARAYRAYAARLKRAGGRAAVRPSATPAAGARTVPPWLKRDLDELIATGSFDALEDARSAVSDELFALAEAPALGPRITRVLLERAGARTVSELADVLRGGFLPRVPSLDAMGKDALRRLLPEPPSMLLASARDAGRLVTCALAAEGALAVVSGDTRRGLERVGELLVLATGIGPRATADVLRSNDDALLVRSVVVSRDEVYCILQGRGPLRVRIVPAEDFALASLAATSDRGHLRWLERHAVGKGGLAAAARGADSEQAIYESLGLPYVVPELRIGACDSGAVVLAERSVRGAFHVHTDWSDGSASIVAMAEAARREGYEYIGISDHSRAAPYANGLDEGRLFDQKKGIQRARRDVRGIEILHGIEVDILPDGTLDLADDVLSTLDFVIASVHSDTRMDRRAMTQRLLRAVQNPWVTMLGHPTGRLLSGKSGYSFDLEAVADAARENDTWMEINANGHRLDLSPALLRRARARGASFAINPDAHSPEGLADVALGECMARRAGLCADSVKNTRGRREMHKLLDERKRLALRH
- a CDS encoding acyl-CoA dehydrogenase family protein, whose translation is MPDVGTGSATDCDSLLAASLVALPWASIEEVLGGLEDASMGAPRREPVRLAVLGGFAADRVAFATVAGYEAALVRLLAPKSLERVAFCLSEAGGGHPRAIETRLVEDDGAWKLFGTKSFVTLAEHAEWYVVIASAGEHGDRKDLRAALVRRGAPGASVTPRAPLPFAPELPHGALQLDGAPVTELLEGDGFERYAKPFRTVEDTHVTLAIVAYGLAEARRWLWPEEALTTSLRELFALAHEDAAAKETHRALDAALTGARAALDALPWPSAPAEIAGRWLRDRPLLDVASRVRQLRADRARS